In Entomomonas moraniae, one DNA window encodes the following:
- the hisB gene encoding imidazoleglycerol-phosphate dehydratase HisB produces MVERSITVTRNTNETKITASINLDGTGKAKFNTGIPFLEHMLDQIARHGLIDLDITCIGDTHIDDHHSVEDIGITLGEALNKVIGDKKGIRRYGHAYVPLDEALSRVVIDFSGRPGLQMHIPFTKDTVGKFDVELFGEFFQGFVNHAKVTLHIDNLRGANVHHQIETVFKAFGRALRMAIEQDPRMAEQVPSTKGCL; encoded by the coding sequence CCATCAATCTAGATGGTACGGGTAAAGCTAAATTTAATACGGGCATCCCTTTTCTTGAGCATATGCTTGATCAGATAGCACGCCATGGTTTAATTGATCTTGATATTACGTGTATTGGAGATACTCATATTGATGATCACCACAGCGTTGAGGACATTGGTATTACGCTAGGTGAAGCACTCAATAAAGTAATTGGTGATAAAAAAGGTATTCGTCGTTACGGTCATGCTTATGTTCCTTTAGACGAGGCTTTATCACGTGTTGTTATCGATTTTTCTGGCCGTCCCGGTTTACAAATGCATATTCCTTTTACTAAAGATACTGTCGGCAAATTCGACGTTGAGCTATTTGGGGAGTTTTTCCAAGGCTTTGTGAATCATGCAAAAGTGACATTACATATCGACAATTTACGTGGCGCGAACGTTCACCACCAAATAGAAACCGTTTTCAAAGCCTTTGGCCGTGCTTTACGTATGGCGATTGAGCAAGATCCTAGAATGGCAGAACAAGTACCATCTACCAAAGGATGCTTATAA
- a CDS encoding GNAT family N-acetyltransferase, which translates to MTNAIIRTIAPQDYEQWLTLYTGYIKSCGRKTIDYNSITTLWNWIRQEKIFCSVAIVDDEFVGLTHTQELYSPLNGRLTGYLEDFFVTEAYRGTGIAPQLIDNLKQLGKEKGWLFIRWKTKETNLRAQAFHNKIAKKTPWITYQINLE; encoded by the coding sequence ATGACTAATGCTATTATCAGAACAATAGCACCACAAGATTATGAGCAATGGCTAACGCTCTATACAGGCTATATCAAATCTTGTGGTAGAAAGACTATCGATTATAATAGTATTACTACTCTTTGGAATTGGATAAGACAAGAAAAAATCTTTTGCTCTGTTGCCATCGTTGATGATGAGTTTGTTGGCTTAACGCATACGCAAGAACTTTACTCACCACTCAACGGCAGGCTAACAGGCTATTTAGAGGATTTTTTTGTTACTGAAGCTTATCGTGGCACAGGGATAGCTCCGCAACTGATAGATAACTTAAAACAACTGGGCAAAGAAAAAGGCTGGCTATTCATTCGTTGGAAAACAAAAGAAACTAATCTGAGAGCCCAAGCTTTTCACAATAAAATAGCCAAAAAAACCCCATGGATCACCTACCAGATTAATCTTGAATAG
- the hisA gene encoding 1-(5-phosphoribosyl)-5-[(5-phosphoribosylamino)methylideneamino]imidazole-4-carboxamide isomerase codes for MLVIPAIDLKDGACVRLRQGKMTDVTVFSDDPVAVAAKWVEAGCKRLHLVDLNGAFEGKPVSAPIVQAIAHKFPDLPIQVGGGIRSLETIDEYLMTGVNYVIIGTKAVKDPNFIKEACNNFPDKIIVGIDAVEGMVATDGWAEISSHRVEDIAKRFEDFGVSSIIYTDISRDGMLQGCNIEHTSALAAATSIPIIASGGIHTLDDVQALLDANQPNIKGVITGRALYEDTLDLAAAQALCDKYKAK; via the coding sequence ATGCTAGTTATCCCTGCAATCGATTTAAAAGATGGTGCCTGTGTTAGATTACGCCAAGGTAAAATGACTGATGTTACTGTATTCTCTGACGACCCTGTTGCCGTAGCAGCCAAATGGGTGGAAGCTGGTTGTAAAAGATTACACCTCGTAGACTTAAACGGAGCCTTTGAGGGAAAACCTGTTAGTGCACCCATTGTACAGGCGATTGCCCATAAATTCCCTGACTTACCTATTCAAGTCGGCGGTGGTATACGCTCATTAGAAACTATTGATGAGTACTTAATGACAGGGGTTAACTATGTCATTATTGGTACTAAAGCAGTTAAAGACCCTAACTTCATTAAAGAAGCTTGCAATAATTTCCCCGATAAAATCATTGTGGGAATTGATGCAGTAGAAGGTATGGTTGCCACAGATGGCTGGGCAGAAATTAGCTCTCATCGTGTTGAAGATATCGCTAAGCGCTTTGAAGATTTTGGAGTTTCTTCCATCATTTATACAGATATTAGTCGCGATGGCATGCTACAAGGCTGCAATATAGAGCACACTTCAGCACTGGCAGCAGCCACATCGATCCCTATCATTGCATCTGGTGGAATCCATACCCTTGACGATGTCCAAGCACTACTGGATGCTAATCAACCTAATATCAAAGGGGTGATCACAGGCCGTGCACTTTACGAAGACACCCTAGATTTAGCAGCAGCCCAAGCATTGTGTGATAAGTACAAAGCAAAATAA
- the hisF gene encoding imidazole glycerol phosphate synthase subunit HisF — protein MALAKRIIPCLDVDNGRVVKGVKFENIRDAGDPVEIARRYNEQGADEITFLDITASVDNRNTTLHTVERMASEVFIPLTVGGGVRNLEDIRNLLNAGADKVSINTAAVFHPEFVQEAAERFGSQCIVVAIDAKKVSAAGELDRWEIFTHGGRKPTGLDAIVWAKKMEDLGAGEILLTSMDQDGMKNGFDLGVTRAISEAITLPVIASGGVGNLQHLADGIIHGRADAVLAASIFHFAEFTVPEAKAFMAEQGIIVR, from the coding sequence ATGGCACTGGCAAAACGTATTATTCCTTGTTTAGACGTCGATAATGGTCGCGTTGTAAAAGGCGTTAAATTTGAAAATATTCGTGATGCAGGCGATCCTGTCGAAATTGCTCGTCGCTACAACGAGCAAGGTGCCGATGAAATTACTTTTTTAGATATTACCGCTTCGGTAGATAACCGTAATACTACTCTCCACACAGTAGAGAGAATGGCCAGTGAGGTATTTATTCCGCTCACAGTTGGAGGTGGTGTTAGAAACCTTGAAGATATACGCAATCTACTCAATGCTGGTGCTGATAAAGTCTCAATAAACACAGCAGCTGTTTTTCATCCTGAGTTTGTCCAAGAGGCTGCAGAGCGTTTTGGTTCACAGTGCATTGTAGTAGCCATTGATGCAAAAAAAGTTTCTGCTGCAGGAGAACTTGACCGTTGGGAAATATTTACCCACGGAGGCCGTAAGCCAACAGGACTTGATGCTATTGTTTGGGCAAAAAAGATGGAAGATTTAGGTGCTGGCGAAATACTGCTCACTAGTATGGATCAAGATGGCATGAAAAATGGGTTTGATCTAGGCGTTACACGTGCAATTAGTGAAGCCATTACACTCCCCGTCATTGCATCAGGTGGTGTCGGCAACTTACAACACTTAGCGGATGGAATCATTCATGGTAGGGCTGATGCAGTACTTGCAGCCAGCATTTTTCATTTTGCTGAATTCACTGTTCCAGAAGCAAAAGCATTTATGGCTGAACAAGGCATTATCGTACGCTAA
- the hisH gene encoding imidazole glycerol phosphate synthase subunit HisH, with amino-acid sequence MQTVAVIDYGMGNLHSVAKALEQVGAGHVLITSDTDLIRDADRVVFPGVGAIRDCMSEIRRLGFDTLVKEISGTRPFLGICVGMQALFDSSEENGGVDGIGLFSGDVKFFGKNLHETDGERLKVPHMGWNEVKQNLPHPLWHNIPDNGRFYFVHSYYAQTTNQQQLVGSGHYGVDFSAAVAKDSCFAVQFHPEKSHTNGLQLLQNFVTWDGRW; translated from the coding sequence ATGCAAACAGTTGCCGTTATTGATTATGGTATGGGTAATCTACATTCCGTAGCAAAAGCTTTAGAACAAGTCGGTGCAGGTCACGTTTTAATTACTAGCGATACAGATCTCATAAGAGATGCCGATCGCGTTGTTTTTCCGGGCGTAGGGGCAATACGTGACTGCATGTCAGAAATACGCCGACTGGGATTTGATACATTAGTCAAAGAAATTAGCGGTACCCGCCCTTTTCTTGGTATCTGTGTTGGCATGCAAGCCTTATTTGATAGCAGTGAAGAAAATGGTGGTGTTGACGGTATTGGACTTTTCTCAGGTGATGTAAAATTTTTCGGTAAGAACCTACATGAGACGGATGGTGAACGTTTAAAAGTTCCGCATATGGGTTGGAATGAAGTTAAACAAAACCTACCTCATCCGCTATGGCATAATATTCCAGACAATGGTCGCTTTTATTTTGTACACAGCTATTACGCCCAAACTACTAACCAGCAACAGCTGGTTGGATCAGGACATTATGGTGTTGATTTTTCAGCAGCTGTCGCAAAAGACTCTTGCTTTGCTGTACAATTTCATCCAGAAAAAAGCCATACCAATGGACTACAATTATTACAGAACTTCGTTACTTGGGATGGTCGTTGGTAG